CGGCAAAGGAATCACGGCGGCATCCCTCGGTCGTCTTCTGAAGAGCCGCGGCATCAAGGTCACGATTCAGAAATTCGACCCCTACCTGAACATCGACCCGGGGACGATGAGCCCCTATCAGCACGGTGAGGTCTTTGTCACGGACGACGGGGCGGAGACGGATCTCGATCTCGGACACTACGAGCGCTTCATCGATATCAGCCTCACGAAGAATTCCAACATTACGGCCGGTAAGGTCTACAACAACGTCCTGACAAAGGAGCGCCGCGGCGATTACCTCGGCAAGACCGTGCAGGTCATCCCGCACGTCACGAACGAAATCAAGAAAAAAGTCTACGATGTCGCCGCCTCCGACGGGGCGGATGTCGTGATTACCGAGATCGGCGGTACGGTCGGCGATATTGAGAGCCTGCCTTTCCTCGAGGCAATCCGCCAGGTCAAGAAGGAAGTCGGCCGCTACGACGCGCTCTACATCCATGTGACCCTCATCCCCTACATAGCCGCTGCCGGTGAGCTCAAGACGAAGCCCACGCAGCACAGCGTCAAGGAGCTCCGCAACATCGGCATACAGCCGGACATCCTCGTCTGCCGCGCGGAGCAGGAGATCTCCGACGAGATGAAAGAGAAGATCGCGCTCTTCTGCGACGTCGATGAAGATGCCGTGATCGAGAACCGCACGGCGCCGACCATCTACGAAGTCCCTCTGATGATGCAGAAAGAGGGGCTGGATAAAATCGTCCTTGAAAAGCTCCACATGGATTACAGTCCCGCGGACATGGAATCCTGGGAGCAGATGGTGCACAAGATCAAGCATCCGTCCAAGAAGGTCAGAATTGCCGTCGTCGGCAAGTACGTCGAACTGCCGGATGCCTATATGTCGATTACCGAGGCGCTCCATCACGCGGGCATTGACAATGATGTCGACATCAAGATCAAGTGGATCAACGCGGAGGAAATCGATGAGGAAACCGATCTGGACGATCTCTTCTCCGGCTGCAGGGGGATACTCATCCCCGGCGGATTTGGCGACCGCGGCATCGAGGGGAAGATTTCGGCGATCCGCTATGCGCGTGTCAACAGGATTCCGTTCTTCGGCATCTGCCTCGGCATGCAGTGCGCCGTGATTGAGTTCGCACGCAGTGTGCTCGGCTATGCCGATGCCGCGAGCACGGAAATCAGCCCGGAGACGACTCATCCCGTCATCGATCTCATGCGCTCGCAGGTCGACGTCGAGGACAAGGGCGGTACGATGCGTCTGGGAGCTTACCCGTGTAAGCTGCGCGAAAATACCCTGACAAAGGAAGCCTACGGCGAAGAGCTCATCCAAGAGCGCCATCGCCATCGTTGGGAGTTCAACAACAAGTATCGCGGGGAGATGGAGGCGTCCGGCCTCGTCATCGCCGGAACGCTTCCTGATGACAGCCTTGTCGAGATCGTCGAGCTCAAGGATCATCCCTGGTATATCGGCGTGCAGTTCCATCCGGAGCTGAAGTCGCGCCCCAATCATCCGCATCCGCTCTTCTGCGGCTTTGTCAAAGCGGCATTGTCGCTGAAGTAGGCGTATTGCGCAGCTTCGCTTCGCGGACACGATGTACGCCCGCATGAAGCGCGTCAATCCGTCTGCGTCCTTGAGCCAGAACCCCTTGGAGGTTCACACAGTAAGAGAAAGGGGCTGCCGATACAGGCAGCCCCTTTCGCAGGAGAAGTATGAAGCATACACGTGTTTTCGTCGTAATGCTTGCGGCGGTGCTCGCAGGCATGTTTCCGGGAACATCGGCGGCGATGGCTGAAGCAAAAGCGAAAAACGCCATTCCCGCGGGCATCATAGAAGGCTTCTACGGCGATCCGTGGACGCATGAGACCCGCCTTGACGTGCTCGACTTCCTCAAAGAAGTCGGGATGGACGCCTACATCTACGCGCCGAAGGATGATCCGTACCACCGCGAGGCCTGGCGTGAGCCGTACCCCGAGGAAAAGTTTGCGGAGCTGCGGGAGCTCGTCGGTCGTGCGGAGAAGAACAAGGTCAAATTTATATTTGCCGTCTCACCGGGACTGTCACTCCACTTTACGGGGGAGAAAGGCGAACGGGATTTTGAAGACCTGATGGCGAAGCTTCGAACGATGCACGCGATCGGCGTCCGTTCGTTTGCCGTATTCTTTGACGACATTGAGAATAAGAACGGGGCGGCGCAGGCGGCGTTCCTGAATCGGGCGGAGCGGGCGATCCGCTCGGAAAAGCTGTCTGAAGATCCGCTGCTGACCGTGCCCGTGGAATACTTCCGGGAAGATATGACAGAAGACGGTGAAGTCAGGCGATATACACGTGCGTTCGCGGAAGCGCTGTCAAAGACCGTGGACGTGTTCTACACGGGTGACGGCGTCGCCAAAGCGCCGCTTACGGCGGAGTCGGCACGAGAGGTCGCCGCTCTGTACGGACGCAGGATGACGATCTGGTGGAACTATCCCGTCAACGACTATCTGGAAGGAAAGTGGGCTCTCGGAGCCGTCGACGGACTTGCACCGGAGTTATCCGAGAGCGTTCGCGGCATCTACTACAATCCGATGTCGAACTGGCGGCTGTCCCGACTGTCGCTCCGCACAGGCGCGGACTATGCGCGCGATCCGCGGGGCTATGACGCGGAGCGCTCAATGGAGGACGCGCTGCGGAAAGAATTCGGAAGTCTCGCGCCGGCGATGTGCGTCGTTGCGCGGCACTC
This portion of the Selenomonas sp. TAMA-11512 genome encodes:
- a CDS encoding CTP synthase; translated protein: MAKYIFVTGGVVSSLGKGITAASLGRLLKSRGIKVTIQKFDPYLNIDPGTMSPYQHGEVFVTDDGAETDLDLGHYERFIDISLTKNSNITAGKVYNNVLTKERRGDYLGKTVQVIPHVTNEIKKKVYDVAASDGADVVITEIGGTVGDIESLPFLEAIRQVKKEVGRYDALYIHVTLIPYIAAAGELKTKPTQHSVKELRNIGIQPDILVCRAEQEISDEMKEKIALFCDVDEDAVIENRTAPTIYEVPLMMQKEGLDKIVLEKLHMDYSPADMESWEQMVHKIKHPSKKVRIAVVGKYVELPDAYMSITEALHHAGIDNDVDIKIKWINAEEIDEETDLDDLFSGCRGILIPGGFGDRGIEGKISAIRYARVNRIPFFGICLGMQCAVIEFARSVLGYADAASTEISPETTHPVIDLMRSQVDVEDKGGTMRLGAYPCKLRENTLTKEAYGEELIQERHRHRWEFNNKYRGEMEASGLVIAGTLPDDSLVEIVELKDHPWYIGVQFHPELKSRPNHPHPLFCGFVKAALSLK
- a CDS encoding protein O-GlcNAcase, which translates into the protein MKHTRVFVVMLAAVLAGMFPGTSAAMAEAKAKNAIPAGIIEGFYGDPWTHETRLDVLDFLKEVGMDAYIYAPKDDPYHREAWREPYPEEKFAELRELVGRAEKNKVKFIFAVSPGLSLHFTGEKGERDFEDLMAKLRTMHAIGVRSFAVFFDDIENKNGAAQAAFLNRAERAIRSEKLSEDPLLTVPVEYFREDMTEDGEVRRYTRAFAEALSKTVDVFYTGDGVAKAPLTAESAREVAALYGRRMTIWWNYPVNDYLEGKWALGAVDGLAPELSESVRGIYYNPMSNWRLSRLSLRTGADYARDPRGYDAERSMEDALRKEFGSLAPAMCVVARHSRHMENSWANIGSPDAPELQSATAAYWQNVEAGIYPGDEVSAIRKELEAIHGAVKELRDEKKGLDEPLRQALEPQLALLEQLAESAQTVLLYAQAREEGNAVIAKLLYRELEKTAKSFDKSDSAEPRISENALGAFVQRAVIQYKTMEK